In Calothrix sp. PCC 7507, one DNA window encodes the following:
- a CDS encoding ADP-ribosylglycohydrolase family protein encodes MLTAAKTLSGLIGLCVGDALGVPVEFTSRAERVKSPVTTMLGYGTWNQPAGTWSDDSSLTFCLAESLCRGYSLDAIANSFWRWYKDAYWTPRGELFDIGNTTHAAIMRLKQGILPREAGGKVENTNGNGSLMRILPMAYCHKILTFGELISRVHDVSAITHAHARSQMSCGIYITIAVALLAGADPQTAYLQSLNKIQTIYSAREYLLERPHFGRIYSGEIAQLPVEEINSGGYVIDTLEAALWCLLNSSSYSEAVLKAVNLGGDTDTTAAVTGGLAGIYYGVENIPQDWINQIARKQDIINLAMRFEAAIYS; translated from the coding sequence ATGCTAACCGCTGCAAAAACGTTGTCTGGTTTGATAGGTTTATGTGTCGGTGATGCATTGGGTGTACCAGTGGAGTTTACCAGTCGCGCTGAAAGAGTTAAGTCGCCAGTCACAACGATGTTGGGTTATGGCACATGGAACCAACCAGCGGGAACTTGGTCTGATGACAGTTCTTTGACGTTTTGCTTGGCAGAAAGTCTTTGTAGGGGTTATTCTTTGGATGCTATAGCCAACTCATTCTGGCGTTGGTACAAGGACGCTTATTGGACTCCTCGTGGCGAATTATTTGATATTGGCAATACCACTCATGCGGCGATTATGCGCCTGAAGCAGGGGATTCTGCCACGAGAAGCAGGTGGCAAAGTAGAAAATACTAATGGCAATGGTTCTTTAATGAGAATATTGCCAATGGCTTATTGTCACAAAATCTTGACTTTCGGGGAATTAATTTCGCGGGTACATGATGTTTCAGCGATTACCCATGCCCATGCGCGATCGCAAATGTCCTGTGGCATATATATTACCATCGCCGTTGCCCTGTTAGCAGGCGCAGACCCCCAAACGGCCTATTTGCAAAGCTTAAACAAAATTCAGACAATTTATTCTGCACGTGAATATCTTTTAGAAAGACCGCACTTTGGTAGGATTTACAGCGGTGAAATCGCCCAGTTACCAGTGGAGGAGATTAATTCTGGCGGCTATGTTATTGATACTCTAGAAGCAGCCCTATGGTGCTTATTAAATAGCTCATCCTACTCAGAAGCCGTGTTGAAAGCTGTAAATTTGGGTGGAGATACCGACACTACCGCCGCTGTCACTGGCGGGTTAGCGGGAATTTACTACGGCGTGGAAAATATTCCCCAAGACTGGATTAACCAAATTGCCCGCAAACAGGACATTATTAACTTGGCAATGCGTTTTGAGGCAGCAATTTATAGTTAA
- a CDS encoding Npun_F0813 family protein, which yields MFILKRQDVEISSIQHPKRDQQVPILHYQGQTFRLISVFKASQEEEARGLWRELTDNRGKACVLLEEPERYSVWGKVRLEQLDSDTGGHAKTGIFVQASIFLLQAVYMDIEDFLGTRQAALFEKDMAEFMRQKQFPKTSSPEAVKSLLIQDPLDTGKLPPWQENHVVICLQELHRLGKTYFGNANFAHPVVDRLQDMPEGERSLFISWLNQSPMSKLWQ from the coding sequence ATGTTTATTCTCAAACGGCAGGATGTTGAAATATCAAGCATTCAGCACCCAAAGCGGGATCAGCAGGTGCCGATCCTACATTATCAGGGGCAAACCTTTCGCTTGATTAGCGTTTTTAAAGCTAGTCAAGAGGAAGAAGCTAGAGGCTTGTGGAGAGAATTAACCGATAATCGCGGTAAAGCCTGTGTTTTACTGGAGGAACCTGAGCGCTATAGCGTCTGGGGTAAAGTACGCTTAGAGCAGCTAGACAGTGATACAGGCGGTCATGCCAAGACGGGGATTTTTGTCCAAGCCAGTATTTTTTTACTGCAAGCTGTTTATATGGACATCGAAGATTTTTTAGGGACTAGGCAAGCGGCTTTATTTGAGAAAGATATGGCTGAGTTTATGCGACAGAAGCAATTCCCCAAAACATCTTCACCAGAAGCAGTGAAAAGCTTGCTAATTCAAGATCCACTAGATACTGGTAAACTGCCACCTTGGCAGGAAAATCATGTAGTTATCTGCTTGCAAGAGCTGCATAGATTAGGGAAAACCTATTTTGGGAATGCTAACTTTGCTCATCCAGTGGTTGATCGGTTACAGGATATGCCAGAAGGAGAGCGATCGCTGTTTATCAGTTGGCTAAATCAATCTCCAATGAGTAAACTGTGGCAATAG
- a CDS encoding group I intron-associated PD-(D/E)XK endonuclease has protein sequence MHHTKDKGDLAAAKVIADLVEKEYSIFVPVVTEHAPFDLIAYKDGKCYRIQAKYSANNCVSNRSTWADRNGNHQKKYQLNDFDFYGVYLPDLNKVVYPSIKFGGCRIRSTPPKSPNPFYWWEDFRDFTEAAPKRTYKEFGVDLTTRKMKSAEFRVLSAELKRPPTFAQRLRQERGGVSTFSSIKRFRPQGAGHLPSAKVLSTR, from the coding sequence ATGCACCACACTAAAGACAAGGGTGATCTTGCCGCTGCTAAAGTAATAGCAGATTTAGTTGAGAAGGAATACTCTATTTTTGTACCAGTAGTTACTGAACACGCCCCTTTTGACTTGATTGCCTATAAAGATGGAAAATGCTACAGAATTCAAGCTAAATATTCAGCTAATAACTGTGTCAGCAATAGAAGTACTTGGGCAGACAGAAACGGTAATCATCAGAAAAAGTATCAACTCAACGACTTTGACTTCTATGGTGTTTATTTACCAGATTTAAACAAAGTAGTATATCCATCAATTAAGTTTGGTGGTTGTCGCATTAGGTCAACACCACCTAAATCGCCTAATCCTTTTTACTGGTGGGAAGATTTTCGAGATTTTACGGAAGCAGCACCTAAGCGAACATACAAGGAATTTGGAGTCGATTTGACAACCAGAAAGATGAAGAGTGCTGAGTTCCGAGTGCTGAGTGCTGAGTTAAAAAGACCACCCACGTTCGCGCAGCGTCTCCGACAGGAGAGGGGTGGGGTATCAACCTTCTCCAGTATTAAAAGATTCCGCCCACAAGGGGCGGGGCATTTACCAAGTGCAAAAGTACTGAGTACCCGTTAA
- a CDS encoding Crp/Fnr family transcriptional regulator, which translates to MYSTSRPPNSSTASINSTLSGQLPQKLFTRKEVISPRNDVLWRIDRGAVRTLTWSEDGTFITLGYWGSGDIIGYPLSKVKPYQIECLTSVEVSIVPPHLWHQDINALLSHIQQAEELLSIVHRKPISLRLWQFLVWLSEKFGREVEQGQLIDLNVTHQEMAEVLNTTRVTVTRLLQQFEEDGTLVRHKRRIILISSNNIARK; encoded by the coding sequence ATGTATTCTACAAGTCGTCCCCCAAATTCTTCTACTGCATCAATTAACTCTACTCTAAGCGGACAATTACCTCAAAAGTTATTTACTCGTAAGGAAGTAATTTCTCCACGGAATGATGTGCTGTGGCGCATAGATCGCGGAGCAGTTCGTACCTTAACATGGAGTGAAGACGGGACATTTATCACTCTCGGTTATTGGGGTTCAGGCGATATAATCGGATACCCACTGTCAAAAGTCAAACCCTACCAAATTGAATGTTTGACGAGCGTAGAGGTGAGCATTGTACCCCCTCATCTTTGGCATCAGGATATCAATGCTTTATTGTCTCACATTCAACAAGCTGAAGAGCTTTTAAGCATAGTACATCGCAAACCAATTTCGCTCAGATTGTGGCAATTTCTGGTATGGTTAAGTGAAAAGTTCGGTCGGGAAGTGGAACAGGGTCAGCTAATTGACCTCAATGTCACTCATCAGGAAATGGCAGAGGTGTTAAATACAACAAGAGTGACTGTAACAAGACTGTTACAGCAATTTGAGGAAGATGGAACACTTGTGCGCCACAAACGCCGTATTATTCTGATCTCATCAAACAATATAGCCAGAAAATAA
- a CDS encoding iron uptake porin, giving the protein MTKTFWGLVKISPVAVVATFFAANSALAAEVNEQVTTVGQLSQESNNMSQVTSVSQFSDVQPTDWAFQALQSLVERYGCIAGYPNGTYRGNRALTRYEFAAGLNACLDRVNELIATATADLVTKQDLATLQRLQEEFSAELATLRGRVDSLEARTATLEAQQFSTTTKLVGEAIFNVSQAFGDRVAVRDGLTPSAKLESNTTFSDRVRLNLYSSFTGKDQLQIRLNAGNIVSNSTVTGTNQSRLGYDGGSTNAVEIDKINYAFNFSDAIRIKVDASGAELYENVNTFNPDFSSSGRGALSRYGRFSPIYRQGAKGAGLTFTYSPQKSPISFSAAYLASNANNPTPSNGVFDGSNTIFGQLSFKPSQAFNIGFTYARSYQTTPNLFDSTGSAFANNPFGGSRTESNNYGVEATFQPSSKLTVGGWAGYTTADSLTGARRDADFFYWGATLGVKDFGRQGNVLGVIFGQPPKVTGGSVGKEGGTTYHLEGLYKVKVSDNIAVTPGLLVIFNPENNDSNDNVYVGTLRTTFTF; this is encoded by the coding sequence ATGACAAAAACATTTTGGGGACTTGTAAAAATTAGTCCAGTTGCTGTTGTGGCCACATTTTTTGCTGCTAACAGCGCTTTAGCTGCTGAAGTCAACGAGCAGGTAACAACTGTTGGTCAGTTGTCCCAAGAGTCTAACAACATGAGTCAGGTGACTTCTGTTTCGCAGTTTTCTGATGTGCAGCCTACAGATTGGGCGTTCCAAGCTTTGCAATCTTTGGTTGAGCGTTATGGCTGTATTGCAGGTTATCCCAATGGCACTTACCGTGGTAATCGTGCTTTAACCCGTTATGAATTTGCTGCAGGTTTGAACGCCTGTTTAGACAGGGTTAACGAATTAATTGCTACAGCCACGGCTGATTTAGTAACTAAGCAAGATTTAGCTACCTTACAGCGGTTACAAGAAGAATTTTCTGCTGAATTAGCCACCCTGCGCGGTCGTGTAGATAGTCTAGAAGCCCGCACTGCGACTCTAGAGGCGCAACAGTTCTCCACCACCACTAAGCTAGTTGGAGAAGCGATTTTTAATGTGTCTCAGGCTTTTGGTGACAGAGTAGCGGTTCGTGATGGTCTGACTCCAAGTGCAAAACTAGAAAGCAACACCACTTTCTCTGATCGGGTGCGCTTGAACTTATATAGCAGTTTCACTGGTAAAGACCAGTTGCAAATTCGTTTAAATGCTGGAAACATCGTTTCTAACAGCACTGTAACTGGTACTAACCAAAGCCGCTTGGGCTATGATGGCGGCAGTACTAACGCTGTTGAAATTGATAAAATCAACTACGCTTTCAACTTTAGTGACGCTATACGTATCAAAGTTGATGCTTCTGGGGCTGAGTTGTATGAAAACGTCAACACCTTCAACCCAGACTTTTCTAGTTCTGGGAGAGGTGCGCTCTCTCGCTACGGACGTTTTAGCCCTATTTATCGTCAAGGTGCTAAAGGTGCTGGTTTAACTTTCACTTACAGTCCTCAGAAAAGTCCAATCAGCTTTAGTGCGGCTTATTTAGCTAGCAATGCTAATAATCCTACTCCTAGTAACGGGGTTTTTGATGGTAGTAACACCATCTTTGGTCAGTTAAGTTTTAAACCGAGCCAAGCTTTCAACATCGGTTTCACATACGCCCGCAGTTATCAAACTACTCCTAACCTGTTTGATTCTACAGGTAGTGCTTTTGCAAATAATCCTTTTGGTGGCTCTCGTACTGAGTCCAATAACTATGGTGTAGAAGCTACTTTCCAACCTAGCTCTAAGTTGACTGTTGGTGGTTGGGCTGGTTACACCACAGCAGACTCTCTTACTGGTGCTAGAAGAGATGCAGATTTCTTCTACTGGGGTGCAACTCTGGGTGTGAAGGATTTTGGCAGACAAGGTAACGTTTTAGGTGTGATATTTGGTCAACCACCTAAAGTTACTGGTGGTAGCGTTGGTAAAGAAGGCGGTACTACCTATCATCTAGAAGGTCTCTACAAGGTGAAGGTTAGCGATAATATTGCTGTTACTCCTGGGTTGTTGGTAATCTTCAATCCTGAAAATAATGACAGCAACGATAATGTGTACGTTGGTACTCTCCGTACAACCTTCACTTTCTAG
- a CDS encoding DUF3318 domain-containing protein, whose product MEPKVEIRRLLDVMPASGRMTVKITSKPEQTQVIDASFPLPWNRERPLHINFDLWQRLTKPQRDLLMLQMVSWLTGVRWFKPDIYQGVVLVGLLGGLVESAQSDVVGVAIALGLSAIAGFRIWRTNKSQESDLNADAAAIRVAQRRGYSEAEAAEHLLSAIETVAKIEGRSGLNFNELIRSQNLRAIAGLSSVGVPESHKRQ is encoded by the coding sequence ATGGAGCCAAAGGTCGAAATTCGCCGTTTATTAGATGTCATGCCCGCTTCTGGTCGCATGACAGTCAAAATCACCAGTAAGCCGGAGCAGACTCAAGTAATTGATGCTTCCTTTCCATTACCTTGGAATCGGGAGCGCCCATTACATATTAATTTTGATTTGTGGCAACGTCTGACAAAACCACAACGAGATTTGTTGATGTTGCAAATGGTGAGCTGGTTAACAGGGGTAAGGTGGTTTAAGCCCGATATTTATCAAGGTGTAGTATTAGTAGGGCTGTTAGGTGGATTAGTAGAATCGGCACAGTCAGATGTGGTGGGTGTGGCGATCGCACTGGGATTAAGTGCGATCGCTGGGTTTCGCATCTGGCGCACTAACAAATCTCAAGAGTCAGATTTAAATGCGGATGCTGCTGCTATTCGGGTAGCACAACGCCGGGGATATTCAGAAGCGGAAGCCGCTGAACATTTATTATCTGCAATTGAGACTGTAGCTAAGATTGAAGGACGTTCTGGGTTAAATTTTAACGAGTTGATTCGTTCTCAAAACTTGCGGGCGATCGCTGGTTTATCATCAGTGGGTGTACCAGAAAGTCATAAAAGGCAATAG
- a CDS encoding glycosyltransferase, translating to MIEETNLLLSVPTGLLQISEGLTPSVNTGSKGILLSLVIPTYKERDNIENVIKILTQMLDESIPGDYELIVVDDDSPDRTWEVAQSLIAEYPQLQVMRRQQERGLSSAVIRGWQVARGHILGVIDGDLQHPPEVLMQLLSAIEQGADLAVASRHVDGGGVSSWSVVRRFLSRGAQVLGLIVLPGVLGRVSDPMSGYFMVRRACVAGATLNPIGYKILLEVIGRGKVREIAEVGYVFCERTEGESKVTWKQYVDYLHHLLRLRLSTGILHGFPIGRFLRFGLVGLSGVFVDMTVLYLLSDDSTLHLPLTRSKIIAGEIAIFNNFLWNDAWTFADVSMQQQEWRQRLKRFLKFNIICLAGLVLNVLLLNLVYNFLISNRYIANLIAIAIATIWNFWVNLKLSWRVTEVK from the coding sequence ATGATCGAAGAAACTAATTTACTTTTGTCAGTCCCAACTGGGCTATTACAAATTTCTGAAGGGCTGACTCCCAGCGTCAATACAGGTAGTAAAGGCATCCTCCTTTCTTTAGTCATTCCGACTTACAAAGAGCGTGACAATATCGAGAATGTCATCAAAATATTGACTCAGATGCTGGATGAGTCGATCCCAGGAGACTATGAATTAATTGTAGTAGATGATGATAGTCCAGATCGCACGTGGGAAGTAGCACAATCGCTCATCGCAGAATATCCACAATTGCAGGTGATGCGCCGTCAACAAGAGCGGGGACTTTCTTCAGCGGTGATTCGTGGTTGGCAGGTAGCAAGGGGGCATATATTAGGGGTGATCGATGGTGATTTGCAACATCCACCAGAAGTTTTAATGCAGCTATTGAGTGCAATTGAGCAGGGAGCAGATTTAGCTGTAGCTAGCCGTCATGTGGATGGAGGCGGTGTCAGTAGTTGGAGTGTTGTCAGGCGTTTCTTATCTCGTGGCGCTCAGGTTTTGGGATTGATTGTTCTACCAGGGGTACTAGGGAGAGTTTCTGATCCCATGAGTGGTTACTTTATGGTACGTCGTGCTTGTGTAGCGGGTGCTACACTCAATCCCATTGGATATAAAATCCTTTTGGAAGTCATTGGGCGCGGTAAAGTGCGAGAAATTGCCGAAGTCGGCTATGTATTTTGCGAGCGTACAGAGGGTGAAAGCAAGGTGACATGGAAGCAATATGTGGATTATCTACACCACTTATTAAGGCTACGCTTGTCCACAGGGATACTGCATGGCTTCCCGATTGGTCGATTTCTCCGCTTTGGCTTGGTAGGACTGAGTGGGGTATTTGTGGATATGACTGTGCTTTATTTGCTCAGTGATGATAGTACTCTACATTTGCCACTGACTCGTAGCAAGATCATAGCTGGGGAAATTGCCATTTTTAATAATTTTTTGTGGAATGACGCTTGGACTTTTGCTGATGTCTCTATGCAGCAGCAGGAATGGCGTCAACGTCTCAAGCGCTTTTTAAAATTTAATATTATTTGTCTTGCCGGGCTAGTCTTAAATGTACTGTTGTTGAACCTGGTATACAATTTCCTGATTTCTAACCGCTACATCGCCAATTTGATTGCGATCGCCATTGCGACAATCTGGAATTTCTGGGTAAATTTGAAACTTAGCTGGCGGGTAACTGAGGTGAAGTAG
- the cofH gene encoding 7,8-didemethyl-8-hydroxy-5-deazariboflavin synthase subunit CofH, producing the protein MKQKNIDAILDHSLMGYDISPAEGAVLLTQTDPEAIAAIRTTANQLRHMQAGDTVTYVINRNINFTNICEQHCSFCAFRRDDGDTDAYWLDWAQILEKAADGVRRGATEICMQGGLNPEAKVNGKSLPYYLKLVATIKQEFPQLHLHAFSPQEVQFIARLDGLEYAEVIMALRDAGVNSMPGTAAEVLDDAVRRVLCPEKIDTNTWLEIVSTAHKLGLHTTSTMLSGHIETPEQQMTHLEKLRSLQKTAVNQEYPAKITEFILLPFVGQEAPKSLRRRVGRDQPVLSDALLLGAVARIFLGNWIPNHQPSWVKLGLDCATEALVWGCNDIGGTLMEEHITTMAGAVGGTCMEVETLQTAIASLGRPYQQRDTLYKFFTQDSGLRTQHSI; encoded by the coding sequence GTGAAACAGAAAAATATTGATGCTATCCTCGACCATTCTTTGATGGGGTACGATATATCTCCGGCAGAGGGAGCAGTATTATTAACACAAACAGATCCTGAAGCGATCGCGGCTATTCGCACTACAGCTAATCAACTGCGCCACATGCAAGCAGGTGATACAGTCACCTACGTAATTAACCGTAATATCAACTTTACTAATATTTGTGAGCAGCACTGTAGTTTTTGTGCTTTCCGCCGGGATGATGGTGACACAGATGCTTATTGGTTAGATTGGGCACAAATTTTAGAAAAGGCGGCGGATGGAGTGCGGCGGGGTGCAACAGAAATCTGTATGCAAGGGGGATTAAATCCAGAAGCCAAAGTTAATGGTAAATCATTACCCTATTACCTCAAGCTAGTAGCAACCATCAAACAGGAATTCCCTCAGTTGCACTTACATGCTTTCTCTCCCCAAGAAGTTCAATTTATCGCCAGACTAGACGGGCTAGAGTATGCTGAGGTAATTATGGCTTTGCGGGATGCTGGCGTTAATTCCATGCCAGGAACAGCAGCCGAGGTATTAGATGATGCGGTACGACGGGTATTGTGTCCGGAGAAGATTGACACAAACACTTGGCTAGAGATTGTCAGTACGGCTCACAAATTAGGTTTACATACTACTAGTACAATGCTGTCAGGGCATATTGAAACCCCAGAGCAGCAAATGACGCATTTAGAAAAATTGCGATCGCTGCAAAAAACCGCTGTCAATCAGGAATACCCAGCCAAAATTACCGAATTTATTTTATTACCCTTCGTGGGACAAGAAGCCCCCAAATCCTTGCGTCGTCGTGTGGGGCGCGATCAACCAGTGTTGAGTGATGCGCTGCTACTAGGTGCTGTCGCCCGAATTTTCTTAGGAAATTGGATTCCCAACCATCAACCAAGTTGGGTAAAACTGGGGCTTGACTGTGCTACAGAAGCCTTAGTTTGGGGTTGCAACGATATCGGCGGCACATTAATGGAGGAGCATATTACCACAATGGCAGGTGCTGTAGGTGGTACCTGTATGGAAGTGGAAACCTTACAAACAGCGATCGCTTCTCTAGGACGACCATACCAGCAAAGGGACACTCTTTATAAATTTTTCACTCAGGACTCAGGACTCAGGACTCAGCACTCTATATGA
- the psb27 gene encoding photosystem II protein Psb27 → MKRYWSRLLALVLVVAIGLMGCSSPDSLTGDYRQDTLTVVTVMRNALELTPDSPDRAAIQAETRQKINDFSARYQRANSVSTLGSFTTIRTALNSLAGHYSSYPNRPVPEKLKNRLEKELNQVEAALRRGA, encoded by the coding sequence ATGAAGCGCTATTGGTCGCGTCTGCTTGCCCTAGTATTAGTTGTAGCCATTGGCTTAATGGGCTGTTCTAGTCCGGATAGTTTAACAGGGGATTATCGCCAAGACACCTTAACGGTAGTCACAGTTATGAGAAATGCCCTAGAGTTAACGCCAGATTCACCAGATAGAGCAGCAATTCAGGCAGAAACGCGTCAAAAAATAAATGACTTTTCCGCTCGTTACCAGCGGGCCAATTCTGTTTCTACTCTTGGCTCCTTTACTACCATACGAACAGCCCTTAACTCTCTAGCCGGACATTATAGTTCTTATCCCAATCGTCCAGTACCAGAAAAGCTGAAAAATCGCTTAGAGAAGGAGTTAAATCAGGTAGAGGCAGCACTGAGGCGTGGTGCTTAA
- a CDS encoding family 10 glycosylhydrolase, producing MSNRPLNFAKPILFWRSLFAAIFSSTMLTPNLGVQPAVAQVTGYCQLSPAESKAKEKLRLSALKGNQEEQKRYQQLLKQHAEELQDCRNRTWPRNQAIWLRLYPCDNQAGTIDHIMDRIVNRGYNQVYLEVFYDGQVLLPAAANPTAWPSVIRTPGAAKVDLLATAIQKGRQRGLKVYAWMFTMNFGYTYAQRRDREGAIARNGKGQTSLYVVDNSSQVFIDPYNVQAKRDYYQLVQQVLRRRPDGLLFDYVRYPRQAGSDSIATKVTDLWLFSEATQTALFQRAQNNKGLDLIRRFLSKGYVTAGDIAEVDQLYPQEGEPMWQGRTPSSAQKSILTPTNRQPLLQSELWHFAVAHAMQGIVDFVNLASYPGKQQGIPSGVVFFPEGNQNLGQGYDSRLQPWDRFPSFIEWHPMSYATCGNVSCIVAQVQRVLSIAKPDTQVIPALAGKWGASISNRPPLEEQMQALRKLAPKINGVSHFAYSWQYPDHDSDRKFCRAQ from the coding sequence ATGTCTAACCGTCCCTTAAATTTTGCAAAACCAATATTATTTTGGCGCAGCCTGTTTGCTGCCATTTTCAGCAGTACTATGTTGACTCCCAACTTAGGGGTACAACCAGCAGTAGCACAAGTAACAGGATATTGCCAACTGTCGCCGGCAGAGTCAAAAGCAAAAGAAAAATTACGTTTGTCAGCACTCAAAGGCAATCAAGAGGAGCAAAAACGCTATCAGCAGTTGTTAAAACAACATGCAGAAGAATTACAGGATTGTCGCAATCGCACTTGGCCACGAAATCAAGCTATTTGGTTACGGTTATATCCTTGTGACAATCAAGCAGGGACAATTGACCATATTATGGATCGGATTGTCAACCGTGGCTATAACCAAGTTTATTTAGAAGTTTTTTACGACGGGCAGGTACTATTACCAGCAGCGGCTAACCCCACAGCTTGGCCTTCTGTCATTCGCACTCCAGGCGCAGCAAAAGTAGATTTACTCGCTACAGCAATTCAAAAAGGGCGACAACGCGGTTTGAAGGTATACGCCTGGATGTTTACCATGAATTTCGGCTATACCTATGCCCAGCGCCGAGATAGAGAAGGGGCGATCGCTCGTAATGGCAAAGGTCAAACTAGCTTGTATGTTGTAGATAATAGCTCTCAAGTATTTATTGACCCTTATAACGTCCAAGCAAAGCGCGATTATTACCAACTTGTACAGCAAGTGCTGCGTCGTCGCCCGGATGGGCTGCTATTTGACTATGTGCGCTATCCACGACAAGCTGGCAGTGATTCTATTGCTACCAAAGTCACAGATTTATGGCTATTTAGTGAAGCCACCCAAACAGCTCTATTTCAAAGGGCGCAGAATAACAAAGGGCTAGACTTAATTCGTCGCTTTTTGAGTAAGGGATATGTGACTGCAGGTGATATCGCTGAAGTCGATCAACTGTATCCTCAAGAAGGAGAACCTATGTGGCAAGGACGCACGCCATCGTCAGCACAAAAGTCCATCCTGACTCCAACTAACAGGCAACCACTTTTACAATCAGAGTTGTGGCATTTCGCCGTTGCCCATGCCATGCAAGGTATAGTGGATTTTGTCAACTTAGCTAGTTATCCAGGCAAGCAGCAAGGTATTCCTTCGGGAGTGGTGTTTTTCCCAGAAGGCAACCAAAACTTGGGACAAGGCTATGATTCTCGCTTGCAACCTTGGGATAGGTTCCCTAGTTTTATAGAATGGCATCCCATGTCTTATGCCACTTGCGGTAACGTCAGTTGTATTGTGGCTCAGGTGCAAAGGGTGTTGAGTATAGCAAAACCAGATACCCAGGTGATTCCAGCCTTAGCGGGTAAATGGGGAGCATCAATTAGTAATCGTCCACCGCTAGAAGAGCAAATGCAGGCACTCCGTAAACTCGCCCCCAAGATCAATGGAGTTAGCCATTTTGCTTATTCTTGGCAATACCCCGATCACGATAGCGATCGCAAGTTCTGTCGCGCTCAGTAG
- the cobT gene encoding nicotinate mononucleotide-dependent phosphoribosyltransferase CobT, producing the protein MTNDLINIYTEILQGEAWIAKYRDRLPLFACILGFTETGLIPGISAAGRTPEDRRYTACADAEFLYYGPEYQPQYPLPPLAAGASPVLISRAVVEALKIPVHIFNAGLPQPPAVPTIDLGGTPARCLSSGAAMKLATVRHLLEQGLLWGSQLAYQIPQGYLILGECVVGGTTTALSILTGLGVEAVGKVNSSHPICNHGQKWELVQTGLERMRRGGGVGGDRGALKNYSSSPLIDPLELVAAVGDPMQVVVAGMAIAASRSCGVMLAGGTQMLAVYALTSAIAQTYTLSWQPEAVVVGTTRWVAEDPTGGTVELARTINQGGISPCLLATQLSFAESRYPQLRAYEQGFVKEGMGAGGAAIAAHLGLNWQQHQLLAAIESQFERLSQFNS; encoded by the coding sequence ATGACTAATGACTTGATTAACATCTATACCGAAATTTTACAGGGAGAAGCATGGATCGCTAAGTATCGCGATCGCTTACCTTTGTTCGCCTGTATTTTAGGATTTACTGAAACTGGGTTGATTCCAGGAATTTCTGCAGCTGGACGCACTCCAGAGGATCGGCGATATACTGCTTGTGCAGATGCTGAGTTTCTATACTATGGCCCGGAATATCAGCCCCAATACCCCCTACCACCACTAGCAGCAGGTGCTTCGCCTGTGCTGATTTCCCGTGCTGTGGTTGAGGCGCTGAAGATTCCAGTTCATATTTTTAATGCTGGTTTACCCCAACCCCCGGCTGTACCAACAATTGATTTGGGTGGAACTCCTGCTAGATGTTTAAGTTCAGGTGCGGCGATGAAACTAGCAACAGTCCGCCATTTGCTAGAACAAGGGCTGCTTTGGGGTTCGCAGCTAGCATATCAAATTCCACAGGGGTATCTGATTTTAGGTGAGTGTGTGGTGGGTGGTACGACAACAGCACTATCTATTTTAACTGGCTTGGGTGTAGAGGCTGTAGGTAAGGTCAACAGTAGCCATCCTATTTGTAACCACGGACAGAAGTGGGAGTTAGTACAGACTGGTTTAGAGAGGATGAGGCGGGGTGGAGGAGTTGGGGGAGATAGGGGAGCATTGAAGAATTATTCCTCATCCCCCCTCATTGATCCTCTGGAATTAGTAGCGGCGGTGGGTGATCCAATGCAGGTGGTGGTGGCGGGAATGGCGATCGCTGCTAGTCGCAGTTGTGGTGTCATGTTAGCCGGTGGTACACAAATGCTGGCAGTTTATGCTTTGACGAGTGCGATCGCTCAAACTTATACCTTATCTTGGCAACCAGAAGCAGTAGTTGTCGGCACAACTCGCTGGGTAGCAGAAGACCCCACGGGTGGTACGGTGGAATTAGCCCGCACCATAAATCAGGGCGGAATTAGCCCATGCTTACTAGCCACTCAATTGAGCTTTGCTGAGTCTCGTTATCCTCAACTTCGAGCCTATGAACAGGGCTTCGTTAAGGAAGGTATGGGTGCTGGTGGTGCTGCGATCGCTGCTCATCTGGGCTTAAATTGGCAGCAACATCAACTTTTAGCAGCGATCGAATCGCAATTTGAGCGTCTGAGCCAATTTAATAGCTAA